A single region of the Paludibacter jiangxiensis genome encodes:
- the pstA gene encoding phosphate ABC transporter permease PstA codes for MQQNKFTGKRANQAIFFSLFRLMSYLVVGILFCIIGFIVIRGIGVINWEFLTSAPKDGMTKGGIFPAIIGTFYLVIGSMLVAFPIGVMSGIYMNEYATNKHIVRVIRVMTNNLGGIPSIVFGLFGMSLFVNKLHFGDSLLAGSFTLGLLALPLIIRVTEEALKAIPDTYRQGSLALGATKLTTIRRVILPAAFPNVMTGLILSIGRVSGETAPILFTAAAYFLPHLPTSVFDQVMALPYHLYVIATSGTDLEATRPMAYGTAIVLIAIVLIMNLLANIVRRRFSK; via the coding sequence ATGCAACAGAATAAATTTACAGGGAAACGTGCCAATCAGGCGATCTTCTTTTCTCTTTTCCGTTTGATGAGTTATTTGGTTGTGGGAATCCTTTTCTGCATCATCGGGTTTATTGTCATCCGCGGAATTGGCGTTATCAACTGGGAATTCCTCACCTCAGCTCCTAAAGACGGAATGACGAAAGGCGGAATCTTCCCGGCCATCATCGGTACTTTTTATCTGGTTATCGGCAGTATGCTGGTAGCTTTCCCCATTGGTGTAATGTCGGGCATTTATATGAACGAGTACGCTACCAATAAACATATCGTGAGAGTGATTCGCGTAATGACCAACAACCTGGGAGGTATTCCTTCCATTGTATTCGGGTTGTTCGGCATGTCGCTTTTCGTGAACAAACTACACTTCGGCGATTCGTTGCTGGCCGGTTCGTTCACCTTAGGACTGTTGGCGTTGCCATTGATTATCCGGGTAACCGAAGAGGCGCTCAAGGCCATACCGGACACCTATCGTCAGGGAAGTCTGGCGCTCGGAGCTACCAAACTGACAACCATTCGCAGGGTAATACTTCCTGCTGCGTTTCCGAATGTTATGACAGGACTCATTCTCTCTATCGGACGTGTATCGGGTGAAACAGCACCAATCTTGTTCACCGCAGCAGCTTACTTCCTGCCGCACCTTCCGACTTCGGTGTTTGATCAGGTAATGGCTCTGCCTTATCATTTATATGTGATCGCTACCAGCGGAACCGATCTGGAAGCAACCCGACCGATGGCCTACGGGACTGCAATCGTGCTTATTGCCATCGTATTAATAATGAATCTACTTGCCAATATCGTGCGGCGAAGGTTCAGTAAATAA
- a CDS encoding sodium-translocating pyrophosphatase — MKKLFLLAASLAFPMLTWASEADLKIPDLTSQQNHLLVWGFIICILGLVFGLYQFLKVKKLNAHKSMLDVSSVIFETCKTYLLQQGKFLIWLFLIIAACVTFYFGFLQDKGFGGVALILTWTVIGILGSYGVAWFGIRMNTLANSRMAFASLERKPLKLLNIPLHAGMSIGVVLVCVELIMMLIILMLMPRALAGACFIGFAIGESLGASALRIAGGIFTKIADIGSDLMKVVFKIGEDDPRNPGVIADCTGDNAGDSVGPTADGFETYGVTGVALVSFIVLAVGSLSGNKFLANPDWQATFLTWIFAMRILMIITSVVSFWINGALNKVLYSQKEDLDFEKPLTNLVWITSILSIIVTFAASYFLVGPASNVGAINPNLWVVLSVIISCGTLGGALIPEFTKLFTSPKSSHVQEVVKSSNEGGASLTILSGFVAGNFSAFWMGLVFVLLMLIAYLASTFGLDQFMVYSSIFAFGLVAFGLLGMGPVTIAVDSYGPVTDNAQSVYELSLIEDVPNVAEEIEKDFGFKPDFEKAKHFLEANDGAGNTFKATAKPVLIGTAVVGATTMIFSLILVIKNVLGVAPETILNILNPWTILGFLCGGAVIYWFTGASTQAVTTGAYRAVEYIKRNINLDPGAEKKASVAKSKEVVKICTQYAQHGMWNIFPAVFCFALAFAFISGTESSGSGQFAAASFFVSYLIAIAVFGLYQAVFMANAGGCWDNAKKVVEVDLKAKGTPLHDATIVGDTVGDPFKDTSSVAMNPIIKFTTLFGLLAMEIAISEAFRPVAPYVGGVFLVVALYFVWRSFYKMRIK; from the coding sequence ATGAAAAAACTGTTTTTGTTGGCTGCTTCATTGGCATTTCCCATGTTGACATGGGCCAGCGAAGCTGACCTAAAGATCCCGGACCTCACATCACAGCAAAACCATTTGTTGGTGTGGGGTTTTATTATTTGTATTCTGGGGTTGGTATTCGGTTTGTACCAGTTCCTGAAAGTAAAAAAACTAAACGCTCACAAATCGATGCTGGATGTTTCCAGTGTAATTTTCGAGACTTGTAAAACCTATCTTTTACAACAGGGGAAATTCCTCATCTGGTTGTTTTTGATTATTGCCGCATGTGTCACATTTTATTTTGGATTCCTGCAAGATAAAGGATTTGGCGGGGTTGCCCTGATTCTCACATGGACGGTCATTGGTATTCTTGGTTCTTACGGTGTGGCATGGTTTGGTATTCGGATGAATACGTTGGCTAACAGCCGTATGGCCTTTGCTTCTCTTGAACGTAAACCTCTGAAATTACTCAATATACCTTTACATGCCGGTATGAGTATCGGTGTGGTACTCGTTTGTGTTGAGCTGATCATGATGTTGATTATTCTGATGTTGATGCCTCGTGCGTTAGCTGGTGCCTGCTTTATCGGATTTGCTATCGGTGAGTCGTTGGGTGCCTCGGCACTGCGTATTGCCGGTGGTATTTTCACCAAAATTGCAGATATCGGTTCCGACCTGATGAAGGTGGTGTTCAAAATCGGAGAAGACGATCCCCGTAACCCGGGTGTGATTGCCGACTGTACTGGCGATAATGCTGGTGACAGCGTTGGCCCAACAGCCGATGGCTTTGAAACATATGGAGTAACCGGAGTTGCTTTGGTTTCGTTTATCGTACTGGCAGTAGGTTCACTTTCCGGTAATAAATTTCTTGCAAATCCTGACTGGCAGGCTACTTTCCTGACCTGGATTTTTGCAATGCGTATTTTGATGATTATTACTTCAGTGGTTTCGTTCTGGATTAATGGAGCCTTAAATAAAGTCTTGTATAGCCAAAAAGAAGATCTTGACTTTGAAAAACCTTTGACGAACCTTGTTTGGATAACTTCTATTTTAAGTATTATCGTAACTTTTGCAGCAAGTTATTTCCTTGTAGGTCCTGCTTCAAATGTAGGTGCTATCAATCCTAACCTTTGGGTTGTTTTGTCTGTAATTATCAGTTGCGGTACTCTGGGTGGCGCGTTGATTCCTGAATTTACCAAGTTGTTTACCAGTCCGAAGTCGTCGCACGTTCAGGAAGTGGTAAAATCCAGCAACGAAGGTGGTGCCTCATTGACAATTCTTTCCGGTTTTGTTGCCGGTAACTTCTCCGCTTTCTGGATGGGTTTGGTTTTTGTACTTTTGATGTTGATTGCTTATCTGGCAAGTACTTTCGGCTTGGATCAGTTTATGGTTTATTCGTCAATCTTCGCGTTCGGTTTGGTGGCATTCGGTTTGCTCGGAATGGGTCCTGTTACCATTGCAGTAGATAGTTATGGCCCTGTAACGGATAATGCACAGTCGGTTTACGAACTTTCGTTGATCGAAGATGTACCCAATGTTGCTGAAGAAATTGAAAAAGATTTCGGCTTCAAACCCGATTTCGAAAAAGCAAAACATTTCCTCGAAGCAAATGATGGCGCAGGAAATACCTTCAAAGCGACAGCAAAACCGGTGCTTATCGGTACCGCCGTGGTTGGAGCTACAACCATGATTTTCTCGTTGATTTTGGTTATTAAGAACGTATTGGGCGTTGCTCCCGAAACTATTCTGAATATTCTTAACCCATGGACAATCCTCGGCTTCCTTTGTGGTGGAGCTGTGATCTACTGGTTTACCGGTGCATCAACTCAGGCTGTAACTACCGGAGCTTACCGTGCGGTAGAATATATCAAACGCAACATCAACCTTGACCCGGGAGCAGAAAAGAAAGCTTCTGTAGCGAAATCGAAAGAAGTGGTAAAAATCTGTACACAATATGCTCAACACGGGATGTGGAATATTTTCCCCGCTGTGTTCTGTTTCGCTTTGGCATTTGCCTTCATTTCGGGTACTGAATCGAGCGGTTCCGGTCAATTTGCAGCAGCGTCCTTCTTTGTGAGCTATCTGATTGCCATTGCCGTATTTGGTTTGTATCAGGCTGTGTTTATGGCTAATGCTGGTGGTTGCTGGGATAATGCCAAAAAGGTGGTGGAAGTGGATCTGAAAGCCAAAGGCACTCCGTTGCACGATGCAACAATCGTGGGTGATACCGTAGGTGATCCGTTCAAAGATACCTCTTCGGTGGCTATGAACCCGATTATCAAATTTACTACCCTGTTTGGTTTGCTGGCTATGGAAATTGCCATTTCAGAAGCTTTCCGTCCGGTAGCTCCTTATGTTGGTGGAGTATTCTTAGTGGTTGCGCTCTATTTTGTATGGCGTTCGTTCTACAAAATGAGAATTAAATAA
- a CDS encoding RNA polymerase sigma factor — protein MKIKLTYKDWSDEELLQQYVITSRQELLGQLYSRYIPLVYGLCLKYLRQQENAEDAVMQIYEELQRKVFNFEIANFRTWLYSVAKNHCLQILRRTQGQLFQEIDERVMESDEFEHLLDTNEDVEKDKALNYCLDTLSAEQKACVVHFFFDDWSYADIVEKTGYALTKVKSYIQNGKRNLKLCMVKILDC, from the coding sequence TTGAAAATTAAGCTGACATATAAAGATTGGAGTGACGAGGAGTTGTTGCAGCAATACGTAATCACTTCACGACAGGAGTTGTTGGGTCAGCTCTATTCGAGGTACATTCCGTTGGTTTACGGTTTATGCCTGAAATACCTTCGTCAACAAGAGAATGCTGAAGATGCTGTGATGCAGATCTATGAAGAATTGCAACGAAAAGTGTTTAATTTTGAAATCGCAAACTTTCGTACCTGGCTCTACAGCGTGGCAAAAAATCACTGCCTGCAAATCCTGCGGCGCACTCAGGGACAACTCTTCCAGGAAATTGACGAACGGGTTATGGAATCGGATGAGTTTGAGCATCTATTAGATACAAACGAAGATGTTGAAAAGGATAAAGCGTTGAACTATTGTCTGGATACCCTCTCGGCGGAACAAAAAGCCTGCGTCGTACACTTCTTTTTCGACGATTGGTCGTATGCCGACATTGTAGAAAAAACAGGCTATGCACTAACGAAGGTGAAGAGTTATATTCAGAATGGCAAACGCAACCTGAAACTCTGCATGGTAAAAATTCTGGATTGCTGA
- a CDS encoding phosphate ABC transporter substrate-binding protein encodes MKRILISFALVAMFASMVSAQKVKGSDTCLPLVQKEAESYMKKSGTKVTVTGGGSGIGFAALIEGTTDLAMASRSIKFDEKMKMQNGGKAVKSVVMAKDALSVVVNPSNKVTNLTREQLEGIFTGKITNWKQVGGADMPIVAYSRETTSGTYEFFKEHVLKNKNYKSGILSMPATGAIIQSVSQTKGAIGYVGMAYANSSVKEIHVSYDGGKTFVQPTKANAKSGKYPIVRPLFLYYEAKSEAKVKPFINYILSEEGQTIVDKVGYLELK; translated from the coding sequence ATGAAACGTATTCTTATTTCATTCGCTCTCGTAGCGATGTTTGCCTCAATGGTAAGCGCACAAAAAGTAAAAGGTTCTGACACATGTCTTCCTCTCGTACAGAAAGAGGCCGAATCGTATATGAAGAAATCAGGCACTAAAGTAACTGTAACCGGTGGTGGATCTGGTATCGGCTTTGCCGCTCTGATCGAAGGAACAACCGACCTTGCAATGGCATCGCGCAGCATCAAGTTCGACGAAAAGATGAAGATGCAAAACGGAGGCAAGGCTGTAAAATCGGTAGTGATGGCAAAAGATGCTCTTTCGGTGGTGGTTAATCCTTCAAACAAAGTAACCAACCTTACCCGGGAACAGTTGGAAGGCATTTTCACAGGCAAAATCACAAACTGGAAACAGGTTGGTGGTGCTGATATGCCAATTGTTGCTTACTCTCGCGAAACAACATCAGGCACCTACGAATTCTTCAAAGAGCATGTGTTGAAAAACAAAAACTACAAATCAGGCATTCTGAGTATGCCTGCAACAGGAGCTATCATTCAGTCGGTTAGCCAGACAAAAGGCGCTATCGGTTATGTTGGAATGGCTTATGCAAACAGTAGCGTGAAAGAAATTCACGTTTCATATGACGGTGGCAAAACATTCGTTCAACCGACAAAAGCAAATGCCAAGAGCGGAAAATATCCGATCGTTCGCCCGTTGTTCCTCTACTACGAAGCTAAATCGGAAGCAAAGGTGAAACCCTTCATCAATTACATCCTCTCTGAAGAAGGCCAGACAATTGTTGATAAAGTTGGTTATCTGGAATTAAAATAA
- the phoU gene encoding phosphate signaling complex protein PhoU → MMKHTETELLELKKAISDMWSLVQSQLEKAKTSLLTGDEELARVVMSREKRVNAFELKIDSDCENYIALYSPVAIDLRFVLSVLKINKTLERIGDFADGIARFVLETDGHNQHLQLLKELKIEEMFNCVLEMLEKDKLALEEENTALAGVVFTIDNKVDDCYSDAIQVLAKHITAHPEDVLYSLNVVTLLRKIERIGDHCNNIMEELVFYLDAKVLKHQKTAQDKDTE, encoded by the coding sequence ATTATGAAACATACAGAAACTGAATTGCTGGAACTTAAGAAAGCGATCTCCGATATGTGGAGTCTGGTTCAGTCTCAATTGGAGAAAGCCAAAACATCTTTACTGACCGGCGACGAAGAGTTAGCACGCGTGGTAATGAGCCGCGAGAAAAGAGTAAATGCTTTTGAGCTGAAAATCGATAGCGATTGTGAAAACTACATTGCGCTTTACAGCCCGGTGGCTATTGACCTTCGTTTTGTACTCTCCGTTCTCAAAATCAACAAAACCCTCGAGCGTATCGGCGACTTTGCCGACGGCATTGCCCGCTTTGTGCTTGAAACCGACGGACATAATCAACACCTTCAATTACTCAAAGAACTGAAGATAGAAGAGATGTTCAACTGTGTACTTGAAATGCTTGAAAAAGACAAATTGGCTCTCGAAGAAGAAAATACGGCACTGGCCGGTGTCGTTTTCACTATCGACAACAAAGTAGACGACTGCTATTCAGATGCCATTCAGGTTTTGGCAAAACATATCACCGCACATCCCGAAGATGTTTTGTACAGTCTGAATGTGGTAACACTGCTCCGCAAAATAGAACGAATTGGTGACCACTGTAACAACATTATGGAAGAACTCGTGTTTTATCTGGATGCCAAAGTACTTAAACACCAAAAAACAGCTCAGGATAAAGATACAGAATAA
- the pstB gene encoding phosphate ABC transporter ATP-binding protein PstB, which produces MKLEAKNVNFFYGDFHALKDINMQIDSNSVTAFIGPSGCGKSTFLRLFNRMNDLIDGTHLDGECIVGGQNIYDRSVSVDELRKTVGMVFQKPNPFPKSIFENVAYGLRVNGVKDKKIIAETVEKSLKQAALWEEVKDKLKKSAFELSGGQQQRLCIARALAISPSVLLMDEPASALDPISTSKIEELIFELKNDYTVVIVTHNMQQAARVSDKTGFFMLGELIEFNDTKKIFLNPDKEQTQNYITGRFG; this is translated from the coding sequence ATGAAACTTGAAGCAAAGAACGTAAATTTTTTCTACGGTGACTTTCACGCTCTGAAAGACATCAACATGCAGATCGACTCCAATTCGGTTACCGCATTCATCGGTCCGTCCGGTTGCGGAAAATCAACCTTTCTTCGTCTTTTCAACCGCATGAACGACCTGATTGATGGAACGCATCTCGATGGCGAATGTATTGTGGGCGGCCAAAACATCTATGATAGAAGCGTATCGGTTGACGAATTACGCAAGACTGTCGGCATGGTATTTCAAAAGCCTAATCCATTTCCAAAATCGATTTTCGAGAATGTTGCCTACGGATTGCGCGTCAATGGGGTAAAAGATAAAAAAATAATTGCCGAAACCGTTGAAAAATCACTAAAACAGGCGGCCCTCTGGGAAGAAGTAAAAGATAAACTGAAAAAATCAGCATTCGAACTCTCCGGTGGTCAGCAACAACGCCTCTGTATTGCCCGGGCATTGGCCATTTCGCCTTCAGTGCTTTTGATGGACGAACCAGCATCTGCACTCGACCCTATCTCCACCTCTAAAATTGAGGAACTGATTTTTGAATTGAAAAACGACTATACGGTTGTGATTGTAACACACAACATGCAGCAAGCTGCACGCGTTAGCGACAAAACCGGATTCTTTATGCTGGGCGAACTGATCGAATTCAACGATACGAAGAAAATCTTCCTCAACCCTGATAAGGAACAAACTCAGAATTATATCACCGGTCGCTTCGGTTGA
- a CDS encoding carboxypeptidase-like regulatory domain-containing protein gives MTLKEYIQGQRKGKEANRIERQAMNDSFLNDAIEGFDSVEGSHLPALERLEEKVLRVRNQHRRVIVYWAMAASVLLLIGFGSFFLLQQKPETRMPEIATVAPKKVTPSAEEQKSAVPESTSRTIIPTKTKTLAVASPPVSPEAITNKAQEESIPEPVMAPVQAEVLTANQVRMSKMLEGKVAGLQVEPTVQPSNKLQGKVVDEKGEPLIGASVKIKGTNVGAVTDANGYFQLPQNVSDSAKLIAGYLGYENREVKITDKSVSIQLQPDQKTLSEVVVVGYVPQKKKTVVGSIVKIASGEFGEKEFLEYCKKYGAKNLCGELQTEVKVSFNISKEGFPVNVTIKKSTCMAASREAERLLSSSPAWSKKDRKVTMTISW, from the coding sequence ATGACACTAAAAGAATACATACAAGGCCAAAGAAAAGGGAAAGAGGCTAACCGGATTGAACGGCAGGCGATGAACGATTCTTTTCTGAACGATGCTATCGAGGGGTTCGATAGTGTTGAGGGAAGTCATCTTCCTGCACTTGAGCGACTGGAAGAAAAAGTGCTTCGGGTTCGCAATCAGCACCGGCGAGTAATTGTCTATTGGGCAATGGCGGCTTCTGTGTTGTTGTTGATAGGTTTCGGGTCATTCTTCCTACTTCAACAGAAACCGGAAACCCGAATGCCGGAAATAGCCACTGTTGCGCCGAAGAAAGTAACTCCGTCTGCTGAAGAACAAAAAAGTGCGGTTCCTGAGTCAACTTCCCGAACGATAATACCTACTAAAACCAAAACCTTAGCGGTTGCCTCTCCTCCGGTTTCTCCGGAAGCAATAACCAATAAAGCCCAGGAGGAATCAATTCCGGAACCTGTTATGGCACCTGTGCAAGCGGAAGTGTTGACGGCAAATCAGGTGAGAATGTCCAAAATGTTGGAAGGTAAAGTAGCCGGATTGCAAGTGGAGCCGACGGTGCAGCCATCAAACAAGCTTCAGGGTAAAGTGGTTGATGAGAAAGGCGAGCCGCTAATAGGAGCGTCGGTAAAGATAAAAGGGACCAATGTCGGCGCGGTTACCGATGCGAATGGATATTTTCAGTTGCCTCAAAATGTTTCCGACTCGGCTAAATTAATTGCCGGTTATCTCGGATATGAAAACAGAGAAGTAAAAATTACCGATAAGTCGGTTTCCATTCAGCTGCAACCCGATCAGAAAACATTGAGTGAGGTGGTGGTGGTTGGTTATGTGCCTCAAAAGAAAAAAACTGTCGTAGGATCGATTGTAAAGATTGCCTCGGGCGAATTCGGAGAAAAAGAGTTCTTGGAGTATTGTAAAAAGTACGGAGCAAAAAATCTTTGTGGAGAACTGCAAACAGAAGTGAAAGTCTCTTTCAATATTTCTAAAGAAGGTTTCCCTGTCAATGTCACGATCAAGAAATCTACATGTATGGCAGCCTCTCGTGAAGCGGAACGATTACTCAGCTCTTCTCCCGCATGGTCAAAAAAAGACCGTAAGGTAACGATGACGATCAGCTGGTAA
- a CDS encoding vWA domain-containing protein has translation MKTTCTKAICLALFLISFGFANAEVLSVTGKVTDASDNSPLVGVPVTIKGTNIGTLTDANGQYSISTEKGKILIFSYIGFITKEIKATKSRIDVALQPDTKALSEVMVVGHVPQKKTTLCGSIAGIQVQRGYYPPPVPAYDYNSEKNEEYKSFAENRFKDAKADPLSTFSLDVDAASYSNIRRMINLGQKPEKNSIRTEECINYFSYNYPNPTGKHPVNILTETQSCPWAKDHLLVRIGVKAKEIPSDNLPASNFVFLIDVSGSMGSANRLPLVIASMKLLVNNLRDKDRVAIVTYAGAAGEALPSTPGSDKQKITEALNNLQAGGSTAGGAGIQLAYKIAEKNFIKGGNNRIILCTDGDFNVGVSSTDDLESLIAEKRKTGVYLTVLGYGMGNYKDAKLQTLAEKGNGNHSYIDNLQEANKVLVSEFGSTMYAVAKDVKLQVEFNPKYVNAYRLIGYESRLLNKEDFNDDKKDAGELGAGHTVTAFYEIIPVGVKNNYGSVDDLKYQKTNVSAATSNNSNELMTVKLRYKPIDSDTSIKMEVPVMAGDREKKMSEDFAFASAVAMFSQLLRDSDFKGDATYDKVVELARKGLGNDPQGYRREFIRLAEAAKQLEK, from the coding sequence ATGAAAACAACATGTACGAAGGCCATTTGTTTAGCCTTATTCCTCATCTCTTTCGGATTTGCAAATGCCGAAGTTCTTTCCGTTACCGGTAAAGTGACCGATGCCAGCGACAATTCGCCTTTGGTAGGAGTTCCCGTTACAATAAAAGGAACCAATATCGGTACACTTACCGATGCCAACGGACAATATTCCATCAGTACTGAAAAGGGGAAAATCCTCATTTTTTCTTACATCGGATTTATAACAAAAGAAATAAAAGCAACCAAATCCAGGATCGATGTAGCGTTGCAACCGGACACCAAGGCGCTTAGCGAGGTAATGGTAGTTGGTCACGTACCACAAAAAAAGACAACTTTGTGTGGCAGTATTGCCGGCATTCAGGTGCAAAGAGGATATTACCCACCTCCCGTCCCTGCTTACGACTACAATTCCGAAAAGAATGAAGAGTACAAATCGTTTGCCGAAAACCGCTTCAAAGATGCCAAAGCCGATCCTCTTTCTACGTTTTCGCTGGATGTGGATGCAGCCTCCTACAGCAATATACGCCGAATGATCAACCTTGGACAGAAGCCCGAAAAGAATTCGATCCGCACAGAAGAGTGCATCAACTATTTTTCGTACAACTATCCGAATCCGACAGGCAAACACCCTGTCAATATCCTGACCGAAACACAGAGTTGTCCCTGGGCAAAAGACCACCTCTTGGTTCGCATTGGTGTGAAAGCAAAAGAGATTCCTTCGGATAATCTTCCGGCCTCCAATTTTGTTTTCCTGATCGACGTTTCTGGATCTATGGGTAGCGCAAACCGTTTGCCTCTGGTTATTGCTTCCATGAAGTTGCTCGTAAATAATCTTCGCGACAAAGACCGCGTAGCCATCGTGACTTATGCCGGAGCTGCCGGTGAAGCATTGCCTTCCACCCCGGGAAGTGACAAGCAAAAAATCACAGAAGCGTTGAATAACCTTCAAGCCGGGGGTTCCACTGCCGGTGGAGCCGGTATTCAGTTGGCCTATAAAATTGCCGAAAAGAATTTTATCAAAGGTGGCAACAACCGCATCATCCTCTGTACCGACGGCGACTTTAATGTTGGCGTTTCGTCAACCGATGATTTGGAAAGTCTGATTGCCGAAAAACGTAAAACCGGCGTTTATCTCACTGTCCTAGGTTATGGAATGGGCAATTACAAAGATGCAAAATTGCAAACTCTTGCGGAAAAAGGCAACGGTAATCACTCTTATATTGATAATCTTCAGGAAGCCAACAAAGTACTCGTCAGTGAGTTCGGCTCCACCATGTATGCAGTTGCCAAAGATGTAAAACTTCAGGTGGAGTTCAACCCCAAGTATGTGAATGCCTATCGGTTGATTGGTTACGAAAGCCGCTTGCTCAACAAAGAAGATTTTAACGATGACAAAAAAGATGCCGGTGAACTGGGAGCCGGCCATACCGTTACTGCTTTCTACGAAATCATTCCCGTAGGAGTCAAAAACAATTATGGCAGCGTGGACGATCTAAAATATCAGAAGACAAATGTTTCGGCGGCTACCTCCAACAACAGTAATGAACTGATGACGGTAAAACTCCGTTACAAACCAATCGACAGCGATACCAGTATCAAAATGGAAGTTCCGGTAATGGCCGGCGATCGTGAAAAGAAAATGAGCGAAGATTTTGCCTTTGCCTCAGCAGTTGCCATGTTTTCGCAATTGCTTCGCGACTCCGATTTCAAAGGCGATGCCACTTACGACAAAGTAGTAGAACTGGCCCGAAAAGGATTGGGGAACGACCCTCAGGGATACCGCCGCGAATTTATCCGTCTGGCAGAAGCAGCCAAGCAATTGGAGAAATAA
- the pstC gene encoding phosphate ABC transporter permease subunit PstC, producing MFNKKRNRFGETLVEWTLRLSGGTTTLVIVLISIFLFTEGWGLFKSSTVEKGYVLCVNRSNKIQNLTPKQVKEIFDGNITSWKQVGGDDIPIEPLRMDDIASQYTEEEIGANFEHLPQKLSEAIAAKPGALAFFPEQFININFQGRVLPAETITLKEYFGGKEWFPTATPAAQFGVLPLILGTLWVSIAAILIALPFGLAVAIYLAEIANNRVRKILKPLIELLAGIPSVVYGFFGLIVIVPLIRSIFHLPVGETALAGAIVLAIMALPTIITVAEDAMRTTPLAMKESSLALGATHWQTIYRVVIPYASSGIMAAIVLGIGRAIGETMAVLMVTGNAAVIPHTLTEPVRTIPATIAAELGESAMGSVQYQALFMLGAILFVLTLGISIWAEIIRKEPKVQ from the coding sequence GTGTTCAATAAAAAAAGAAACCGTTTTGGAGAAACCCTTGTAGAATGGACGCTGCGGCTCAGCGGCGGCACCACCACTCTGGTCATTGTACTGATCAGTATTTTTCTTTTCACAGAGGGTTGGGGGTTGTTCAAGTCGTCAACCGTCGAGAAGGGTTATGTGCTTTGTGTAAACCGTTCCAATAAGATCCAAAACCTTACTCCCAAGCAAGTAAAAGAAATTTTCGATGGCAACATCACGTCCTGGAAACAAGTCGGCGGCGACGACATTCCTATCGAACCGCTGCGTATGGACGATATTGCTTCTCAATATACCGAAGAGGAAATCGGCGCTAACTTTGAGCATTTGCCCCAGAAATTAAGTGAGGCGATTGCGGCAAAGCCGGGCGCTTTGGCATTTTTCCCCGAGCAGTTTATCAACATCAATTTCCAGGGGCGCGTCCTACCTGCCGAAACCATTACCCTGAAAGAATATTTCGGAGGCAAAGAGTGGTTTCCTACCGCAACACCGGCAGCTCAATTCGGTGTTTTACCGCTTATTCTGGGTACACTTTGGGTGAGTATTGCGGCAATACTTATTGCATTGCCATTTGGACTGGCTGTCGCAATTTATCTTGCAGAGATAGCCAACAACCGCGTCAGAAAAATACTGAAACCTCTGATAGAGCTTCTGGCCGGTATTCCATCTGTAGTTTACGGTTTTTTTGGACTGATCGTAATTGTCCCGCTCATACGTAGCATCTTCCACCTACCGGTAGGAGAAACAGCACTGGCAGGCGCAATCGTTCTGGCTATTATGGCCTTGCCTACCATCATTACCGTGGCCGAAGATGCAATGCGTACCACCCCGCTGGCTATGAAAGAATCGAGCCTGGCGCTCGGAGCTACCCACTGGCAAACCATCTACCGGGTCGTAATTCCCTATGCATCATCGGGTATAATGGCCGCAATTGTTCTTGGTATTGGTCGTGCTATTGGCGAAACCATGGCTGTATTGATGGTTACCGGAAACGCGGCCGTAATTCCACACACTCTGACCGAACCGGTACGTACCATCCCGGCCACCATCGCCGCCGAACTGGGCGAATCGGCCATGGGCAGTGTCCAGTATCAGGCGCTGTTTATGCTTGGTGCCATCCTCTTTGTGCTGACACTTGGCATCAGCATCTGGGCCGAAATCATTCGTAAAGAACCCAAAGTTCAGTAA